Proteins co-encoded in one Xanthomonas campestris pv. badrii genomic window:
- a CDS encoding TonB-dependent receptor: protein MNLQQQPRAVLALALFMALPAPCLHAQAASSAEQSATLPSEPATLAALTVTAQKREEALQNVPVVVSVLPEQLLQDSGVHDIKELQVLVPGLIVTSSQSAAQTTARIRGIGTVGDNAGLESSVGVVIDGVARARNGVGFADLGELERIEVLKGPQGTVFGKNTSAGVINVVTRRPSFTRSADAELTAGNYGALGVAGAFNDALSETAALRVYAARRQRDGFEQVVTGAGPRTATDDGDQNLRTARVQVLWEPSPDLEINLAADATTRKENCCVTVTTERGPTAALIDALAPGGQGTSPRAEPQRRRAYSNRGTAQDIHDKGVSAQVDWTTPWLDDAVLTSITALRDWKSVNGLDFDYGAADILYRDARENEMLTKFRTFSQELRFAGSTERVDWLLGAFYADETLHRNESYRFGDAYEPYLSSVLLARINPALAARADAPRFLADATGLPTGTLFRGQGSQDRFRQDGTSAALFTNNTWHATDALDVVVGLRYTYEHKALRSAFANPDASPACARYFAPNGQVDPAALRRIGAALTARGVPAAAVPAIAPQVIGFTCLPWANVAHAGRLTEQRRTEREWSGTAKLAYRWNDALMTYVSAARGYKAGGFNLDRVQSSDGLSSGVQGIVPVDDTSFPGEFVDSYELGAKSTWLGGNLLVNAALFYQEFSDFQLNNFLGTSFVVRSIPTVVSRGIDTDVLWQGAIPGLMVQGGLSYADTTYGNDPLPDAELALLPGSRLSFAPRWSANLSATYEHAVGNRLTGRVNVGAKYTSEYNAGSDLDPQKAQPGYTLLNARVGIGATDKRWLLEAWAENLGNETYRQIVIDTPLQAGSWNAFLGAPRTYGLTLRLRY, encoded by the coding sequence ATGAATCTGCAGCAGCAACCTCGCGCCGTGTTGGCGCTCGCCCTGTTCATGGCGCTGCCTGCGCCTTGCCTGCATGCACAGGCCGCCTCGTCCGCAGAGCAGTCCGCTACGCTGCCTTCCGAACCTGCCACCCTGGCGGCGCTGACGGTCACCGCGCAAAAACGCGAGGAAGCGCTACAGAACGTGCCGGTCGTGGTGTCGGTATTGCCCGAGCAACTGCTGCAGGACAGTGGCGTGCACGACATCAAGGAACTTCAGGTGCTGGTACCTGGCCTGATCGTGACCAGTTCGCAAAGCGCGGCGCAGACCACCGCGCGCATTCGCGGGATCGGCACGGTGGGCGACAACGCCGGGCTGGAATCGTCGGTGGGCGTGGTCATCGACGGCGTTGCGCGTGCGCGCAATGGCGTGGGTTTCGCCGATCTGGGGGAGCTGGAACGCATCGAGGTGCTGAAGGGGCCGCAAGGCACGGTGTTCGGCAAGAACACCTCGGCCGGGGTCATCAATGTGGTCACGCGCCGGCCCAGTTTCACCCGCAGCGCCGATGCCGAGCTGACGGCCGGCAACTATGGCGCGCTGGGGGTGGCCGGCGCGTTCAACGACGCCCTGAGCGAAACCGCTGCGTTGCGTGTCTACGCGGCCCGACGGCAGCGCGACGGCTTCGAGCAGGTGGTGACCGGGGCCGGCCCGCGCACGGCCACCGATGACGGCGACCAGAACCTGCGCACCGCACGCGTGCAGGTGTTGTGGGAGCCGAGCCCCGATCTGGAGATCAACCTGGCAGCCGATGCCACCACCCGCAAGGAAAACTGCTGCGTCACCGTCACCACCGAGCGCGGCCCCACCGCCGCCTTGATCGATGCGCTGGCGCCGGGCGGGCAGGGCACCAGCCCGCGCGCCGAGCCGCAACGCCGGCGTGCCTACAGCAACCGCGGCACGGCGCAGGACATTCACGACAAGGGCGTGTCGGCGCAGGTCGATTGGACCACGCCCTGGCTCGACGATGCGGTGCTGACCTCGATCACCGCACTGCGCGACTGGAAGTCGGTCAATGGCCTGGACTTCGACTATGGCGCGGCCGACATCTTGTATCGCGACGCGCGCGAGAACGAGATGCTCACCAAGTTCAGGACCTTCAGCCAGGAACTGCGCTTTGCCGGTTCCACCGAACGCGTGGACTGGCTGCTGGGCGCGTTCTATGCCGATGAAACCCTGCATCGCAACGAATCCTATCGCTTCGGTGATGCGTACGAACCGTACCTCTCCAGCGTCCTGCTGGCGCGCATCAATCCGGCCTTGGCCGCACGTGCCGATGCGCCGCGTTTTCTCGCCGATGCCACCGGCCTGCCGACGGGAACCCTGTTTCGCGGCCAGGGCAGTCAGGACCGCTTTCGGCAGGACGGCACCAGCGCGGCACTGTTCACCAACAACACCTGGCACGCCACCGACGCGCTGGATGTGGTGGTCGGCCTGCGCTACACCTACGAACACAAGGCGCTGCGATCGGCCTTCGCCAATCCAGACGCAAGCCCGGCCTGCGCCCGCTATTTCGCGCCGAACGGGCAGGTCGACCCGGCGGCGCTGCGGCGCATCGGCGCGGCGCTCACCGCACGTGGCGTGCCTGCCGCCGCCGTGCCGGCCATCGCGCCGCAGGTGATCGGTTTCACCTGCCTGCCCTGGGCCAACGTGGCCCATGCCGGACGCCTGACCGAACAGCGCCGCACCGAACGCGAGTGGTCCGGCACCGCCAAGCTGGCGTATCGCTGGAACGATGCGCTGATGACGTACGTGTCGGCAGCGCGTGGCTACAAGGCCGGTGGATTCAATCTGGATCGCGTGCAATCGTCCGACGGCCTGTCCAGCGGCGTGCAGGGCATCGTGCCGGTGGACGATACCTCGTTCCCGGGCGAGTTCGTCGACAGCTATGAACTCGGCGCGAAGAGCACCTGGCTGGGCGGCAACCTGCTGGTGAACGCAGCGCTGTTCTACCAGGAATTCAGCGATTTCCAGCTCAACAATTTCCTCGGCACCAGCTTCGTGGTGCGCTCCATTCCCACCGTGGTGTCGCGTGGCATCGACACCGACGTTCTCTGGCAGGGCGCGATACCCGGCCTGATGGTGCAAGGCGGGCTCAGCTATGCAGACACCACGTATGGCAACGACCCGTTGCCGGATGCAGAGCTGGCCTTGTTGCCCGGCAGCCGGCTGAGTTTTGCGCCGCGCTGGTCGGCCAATCTGTCGGCGACCTACGAACACGCGGTGGGCAACCGATTGACCGGTCGCGTCAATGTCGGCGCCAAATACACCTCCGAGTACAACGCCGGTTCGGATCTGGATCCGCAGAAGGCGCAACCGGGCTACACCTTGCTCAACGCACGCGTAGGCATCGGCGCCACCGACAAACGCTGGCTGCTGGAGGCATGGGCCGAAAATCTGGGCAACGAAACCTATCGGCAGATCGTGATCGACACCCCGCTGCAGGCTGGCTCGTGGAATGCATTTTTGGGTGCGCCGCGCACTTACGGGCTGACATTGCGCTTGCGTTATTGA
- the hflX gene encoding ribosome rescue GTPase HflX encodes MFDRSRKGEHALLIQTHSGGPAEEDVLEEFADLAKSAGATVAATLTARIDKPSPSTLIGSGKLEEVKAAAEATGADLVLVNHTLSPGQERNLERYLERRVIDRTGLILDIFAQRARSHEGKLQVELAQLRHMATRLVRGWTHLERQRGGAIGLRGPGETQLETDRRLLQKRVEQLQKRLEKVEVQRNQMRRARLRSELPRIALVGYTNAGKSTLFNALTGADAYAADQLFATLDPTVRRIALPGGSAVLADTVGFVRDLPHELVAAFRSTLSEAREADLLLHIVDAADPLREERILQVDEVLHAVGAGDLPQLLVFNKIDRIEGAQVRHDAQDGIPDPARRERVWISARDGRGLEALQHALGQRLDLRHVTGQLRLPPSAGRLRSKLHQLEVVRDEQVDEQGWLLEVDLPMVEAERLAAGDDGAPLRAMLPDRREDWET; translated from the coding sequence GTGTTTGATCGCTCACGCAAGGGTGAACACGCGTTGTTGATTCAGACCCACTCCGGTGGGCCTGCCGAAGAAGATGTGCTGGAGGAGTTCGCCGACCTTGCAAAGTCGGCGGGCGCCACGGTGGCGGCGACGCTCACCGCACGCATCGACAAACCCAGCCCGTCGACCCTGATCGGCAGTGGCAAGCTGGAAGAGGTCAAGGCGGCTGCCGAGGCCACCGGCGCGGATCTGGTGCTGGTCAACCACACCTTGTCGCCCGGCCAGGAACGCAACCTGGAGCGCTATCTGGAGCGGCGCGTGATCGACCGCACCGGGTTGATCCTGGATATCTTCGCGCAGCGAGCGCGCAGCCACGAAGGTAAGTTGCAGGTGGAACTGGCGCAGCTGCGGCATATGGCCACACGCCTGGTGCGCGGCTGGACCCACCTCGAGCGCCAGCGCGGTGGTGCGATCGGCCTGCGCGGCCCCGGTGAAACCCAGCTGGAAACCGACCGCCGCCTGCTGCAGAAGCGGGTGGAGCAGTTGCAGAAGCGACTGGAAAAGGTCGAGGTGCAGCGCAACCAGATGCGTCGCGCGCGGCTGCGTAGCGAGCTGCCGCGCATTGCGCTGGTTGGCTATACCAATGCCGGCAAGTCCACACTGTTCAATGCGTTGACCGGCGCCGATGCGTATGCGGCCGATCAGCTGTTCGCCACGCTCGATCCCACCGTGCGACGCATCGCACTGCCGGGCGGCAGCGCGGTCCTGGCCGATACGGTCGGCTTCGTGCGCGATCTGCCGCACGAACTGGTGGCCGCGTTCCGTTCGACCCTGTCCGAGGCACGCGAGGCCGATCTGCTGTTGCATATCGTCGACGCCGCCGACCCACTGCGCGAAGAGCGCATCCTGCAGGTGGACGAGGTATTGCATGCGGTGGGTGCCGGCGATCTCCCGCAGCTGCTGGTGTTCAACAAGATCGACAGGATCGAAGGCGCACAAGTGCGGCACGATGCCCAGGACGGCATTCCCGATCCGGCACGCCGCGAGCGCGTATGGATTTCCGCACGCGATGGCCGCGGGCTGGAAGCGCTACAACACGCGCTCGGCCAGCGCCTGGATCTGCGCCATGTGACCGGGCAACTGCGGCTGCCGCCCTCGGCCGGCCGCCTGCGCTCGAAGTTGCATCAGTTGGAAGTGGTGCGCGACGAGCAGGTCGATGAACAGGGCTGGCTGCTCGAGGTCGATCTGCCGATGGTCGAGGCCGAGCGTCTGGCCGCGGGCGACGATGGTGCGCCGCTGCGGGCAATGTTGCCGGACCGCCGCGAAGACTGGGAAACCTGA
- the miaA gene encoding tRNA (adenosine(37)-N6)-dimethylallyltransferase MiaA, with amino-acid sequence MPADHRPLAIALMGPTASGKTALALEVAQRWNGEIVSVDSALVYRGLDIGAAKPDVAMRTAVPHHLIDLRDPWQTYSAAEFASDARRAIDDILARGKLPILAGGTGLYFRALLEGLSQLPEADPAVRAVIAAQAEQFGWAALHAQLAQIDPVAASRIHATDPQRIQRALEVYRISGRPISYWQGLPAPPRLPVRVLKLILAPRERAVLHARIAQRLEQMLAQGFLGEVEALRALPQMRAVAAPLDLPAVRAVGYRQAWEYLDGAGSLAEFRDKAVQATRQLAKRQLTWLRGELDARWFDPERDRNQLEGALVGFLAHRPPVRQASGV; translated from the coding sequence ATGCCAGCCGACCACCGCCCGCTGGCGATCGCGCTGATGGGCCCCACCGCCAGTGGCAAGACCGCGCTGGCGCTGGAGGTGGCGCAGCGCTGGAATGGCGAGATCGTCAGCGTCGATTCGGCACTGGTCTATCGCGGGCTGGATATCGGTGCGGCCAAGCCGGATGTGGCGATGCGCACGGCGGTGCCGCACCATCTGATCGACCTGCGCGATCCCTGGCAGACCTATTCGGCCGCCGAGTTCGCCAGCGATGCGCGGCGCGCGATCGACGACATCCTTGCGCGCGGCAAGCTGCCGATCCTGGCGGGCGGCACCGGCCTGTATTTCCGTGCGCTGCTGGAGGGGCTTTCGCAACTGCCCGAAGCCGACCCGGCGGTACGCGCGGTAATTGCAGCGCAGGCCGAGCAGTTCGGATGGGCCGCCCTGCATGCGCAGCTGGCGCAGATCGATCCCGTCGCCGCGTCGCGCATTCATGCCACCGACCCGCAGCGCATCCAGCGTGCGCTGGAGGTGTATCGCATCAGTGGCCGGCCCATCAGCTACTGGCAGGGCCTGCCGGCACCGCCGCGCTTGCCGGTGCGGGTGCTGAAGCTGATCCTGGCCCCGCGCGAACGGGCCGTGCTGCATGCGCGTATCGCGCAACGGCTGGAGCAGATGCTGGCGCAGGGGTTTCTCGGTGAGGTGGAAGCCCTGCGGGCGCTGCCGCAGATGCGTGCGGTGGCTGCACCGCTGGATCTGCCGGCAGTCCGCGCGGTGGGCTACCGCCAGGCCTGGGAGTATCTGGACGGTGCCGGCAGCCTGGCCGAGTTCCGCGACAAGGCGGTGCAGGCGACCCGGCAACTGGCCAAGCGGCAGCTCACCTGGCTCCGCGGCGAGCTCGACGCGCGCTGGTTCGACCCGGAGCGTGACCGAAATCAATTGGAGGGTGCACTTGTCGGCTTCCTCGCCCATCGTCCCCCTGTACGGCAGGCTTCAGGCGTGTAA
- the lexA gene encoding transcriptional repressor LexA, translating to MDLTDTQHAILALIAERIDADGVPPSQTEIARAFGFKGVRAAQYHLEALEQAGAIRRVPGQARGIRLVGQGAQARTSAVSAPEHDDVLRLPVLGRVAAGLPIGADIGSDDFVVLDRVFFSPSPDYLLKVQGDSMRDEGIFNGDLIGVHRTRDARSGQIVVARIDEEITVKLLKIGKDRIRLLPRNPDYAPIEVQPDQDFAIEGLYCGLLRPNR from the coding sequence ATGGACCTGACCGATACCCAGCACGCCATCCTCGCCCTGATCGCAGAGCGCATCGACGCCGATGGCGTCCCGCCCTCGCAGACGGAGATCGCCCGTGCGTTCGGCTTCAAGGGCGTACGCGCGGCGCAGTATCACCTCGAGGCCCTGGAGCAGGCCGGCGCGATCCGCCGTGTGCCGGGGCAGGCGCGCGGCATTCGCCTGGTCGGGCAGGGCGCGCAGGCGCGCACGTCGGCGGTGAGCGCACCGGAGCATGACGATGTGCTGCGGTTGCCGGTGCTGGGCCGCGTGGCGGCGGGCCTGCCGATCGGCGCCGACATCGGCTCGGACGACTTCGTGGTACTGGATCGGGTGTTCTTCTCGCCATCGCCGGACTATCTGCTCAAGGTGCAGGGCGATTCCATGCGCGATGAAGGTATCTTCAACGGCGACCTGATCGGCGTGCACCGCACCCGCGATGCGCGCTCCGGGCAGATCGTGGTGGCCCGGATCGATGAGGAGATCACGGTCAAGCTGCTGAAGATCGGCAAGGACCGCATCCGGTTGCTGCCGCGCAACCCGGACTATGCCCCGATCGAAGTGCAGCCAGATCAGGATTTCGCCATCGAAGGCCTGTATTGCGGGCTGCTGAGGCCCAATCGTTGA
- a CDS encoding CinA family protein translates to MTSPTDHDLLQLAHSLSTQLRAARERLVTAESCTGGWIAKAMTDIAGSSDWFDCGMVAYSYEAKQALLRVRPQTLEVHGAVSRETVIEMVSGALVTSGGSIAVAVTGIAGPGGGSEDKPVGTVWIGWKRRGGYASAQLFQFDGDRDAVRRQTVVAALHGLSALL, encoded by the coding sequence ATGACGTCTCCCACCGATCACGATCTGCTGCAGCTTGCCCATTCCCTGAGCACGCAGTTGCGCGCGGCGCGCGAGCGTCTGGTGACGGCGGAAAGCTGTACTGGTGGCTGGATCGCCAAGGCCATGACCGATATCGCCGGTTCCTCGGACTGGTTCGATTGCGGCATGGTGGCCTACAGCTACGAGGCGAAACAGGCCCTGTTGCGGGTGCGCCCGCAGACTCTGGAAGTGCATGGCGCAGTCAGTCGGGAAACGGTGATCGAAATGGTGTCCGGCGCCCTGGTCACCTCCGGTGGCAGCATCGCAGTGGCAGTGACCGGTATCGCCGGCCCGGGCGGTGGCAGCGAGGACAAGCCGGTGGGCACCGTGTGGATCGGCTGGAAGCGACGCGGCGGGTATGCATCGGCGCAACTGTTCCAGTTCGACGGCGACCGCGATGCCGTGCGTCGTCAGACGGTGGTGGCTGCGCTGCATGGATTGAGTGCGTTGCTGTAG
- the recA gene encoding recombinase RecA codes for MDENKKRALSAALSQIEKQFGKGSVMRMGDRVIEAVEVIPTGSLMLDIALGIGGLPKGRVVEIYGPESSGKTTLTLQAIAECQKKGGTAAFIDAEHALDPIYAAKLGVNVDDLLLSQPDTGEQALEIADMLVRSGSIDIVVVDSVAALTPKAEIEGEMGDQLPGLQARLMSQALRKLTGNIKRSNTLVVFINQLRMKIGVMMPGQSPEVTTGGNALKFYASVRLDIRRIGAIKKGDEIIGNQTKIKVVKNKLAPPFKQVVTEILYGEGISREGELIDMGVEAKLVDKAGAWYSYGDERIGQGKDNARGYLRDNPQVAAKLEAELREKFQPAEAPREEGDDAEKE; via the coding sequence ATGGATGAGAACAAGAAGCGCGCCCTTTCCGCCGCACTGAGCCAGATCGAAAAGCAATTCGGCAAGGGCTCGGTCATGCGCATGGGCGACCGCGTGATCGAGGCGGTCGAAGTCATTCCGACCGGCTCGCTGATGCTGGACATCGCACTGGGGATCGGCGGTCTGCCGAAGGGCCGCGTGGTGGAAATCTACGGCCCGGAATCCTCGGGCAAGACCACCCTGACCCTGCAGGCGATTGCCGAATGCCAGAAGAAGGGCGGCACTGCGGCCTTCATCGACGCCGAGCACGCGCTGGATCCGATCTACGCCGCCAAGTTGGGTGTCAACGTCGACGATCTGCTGCTGTCGCAACCGGATACCGGTGAGCAGGCGCTGGAAATCGCCGACATGCTGGTGCGCTCGGGCTCGATTGACATCGTGGTGGTCGACTCGGTTGCCGCGCTGACGCCGAAGGCGGAAATCGAAGGCGAGATGGGCGATCAGCTGCCGGGCCTGCAGGCCCGCCTGATGAGCCAGGCGCTGCGCAAGCTCACTGGCAACATCAAGCGCTCCAATACGCTGGTGGTATTCATCAACCAGTTGCGCATGAAGATCGGCGTCATGATGCCGGGTCAGAGCCCGGAAGTGACCACCGGCGGCAATGCCCTGAAGTTCTACGCCTCGGTCCGCCTGGACATCCGCCGCATCGGCGCGATCAAGAAGGGCGACGAGATCATCGGCAACCAGACCAAGATCAAGGTGGTCAAGAACAAGCTGGCGCCTCCGTTCAAGCAGGTCGTCACCGAAATCCTCTACGGCGAAGGCATCAGCCGCGAGGGCGAGCTGATCGACATGGGCGTGGAAGCCAAGCTGGTGGACAAGGCCGGTGCCTGGTACAGCTACGGCGACGAGCGTATCGGCCAGGGCAAGGACAACGCGCGTGGCTACCTGCGTGACAACCCGCAGGTGGCGGCCAAGCTCGAGGCCGAGCTGCGCGAGAAGTTCCAGCCCGCCGAGGCGCCGCGCGAAGAAGGCGACGACGCCGAGAAGGAATAA
- the ubiB gene encoding 2-polyprenylphenol 6-hydroxylase, which yields MWEALGTVRDLGRLQEIASVLIRYGFGDVVRRIGLADVLDRAGRLLHWNNVEGRLRMSAALRVRRALEELGPTFVKLGQVLATRVDLLPPDWIEELSELQNAVPALPFDQIRPQLVAALGAEPESVFARLDEQPLAAASLAQTHRAWLADGTPVVLKIRRPGIGDTIDADLRLLARLADIVETRAPDLKRYRPAEVVQQFTVSLRRELDFAAEGRNAERIAANFTHDAQVVVPAVYWEWTCDALNVQEFIDGIPGRDMLAVDAAGLDRQALARTGAGIVLKMVLQDGCFHADPHPGNIFYLRDGRIAIIDFGMVGRVSEQRRFQVAQLLHGMVSYDAEAVIDVLLEWAGTSVDIDEARLQQDIGAFVDEYRGVPLKELRIGAMLGDVTAILRDHGLTLPSDLALMIKAFLTLEGMGRQLDPEFDMATEARPYLERAVLQRYAPSAMLRRSRRTVTGAIDLIGDLPRDLKRLIQAARRGKLQLHVETRALREFGEQVDRAANRLTMGIVTAALVIGSSIVMNSVGGSASRWLLGLGVGGFIGAGLCGIWILFSIWRSRR from the coding sequence ATGTGGGAAGCGCTTGGCACGGTTCGTGATCTGGGGCGGCTGCAGGAAATCGCCTCCGTCCTGATCCGCTACGGGTTTGGCGATGTCGTGCGCCGCATCGGGCTGGCCGATGTGCTCGATCGCGCCGGCAGGTTGCTGCACTGGAACAACGTCGAAGGCCGCCTGCGCATGTCCGCCGCGCTGCGCGTGCGGCGCGCCCTGGAGGAACTCGGCCCTACCTTCGTCAAACTGGGGCAAGTGCTGGCCACGCGCGTAGACCTGCTGCCGCCGGACTGGATCGAGGAGCTCAGCGAACTGCAGAACGCGGTGCCGGCCTTGCCGTTCGATCAAATACGGCCGCAACTGGTCGCCGCGCTGGGGGCGGAACCGGAGAGCGTGTTCGCCCGGCTGGACGAGCAGCCCTTGGCGGCCGCGTCGCTGGCGCAGACCCACCGCGCCTGGTTGGCCGACGGCACGCCGGTGGTGCTGAAAATCCGCCGCCCCGGCATCGGCGACACCATCGACGCAGATCTGCGCCTGCTCGCGCGGCTGGCCGACATCGTCGAAACCCGCGCTCCGGACCTCAAACGCTATCGCCCAGCCGAAGTGGTGCAGCAATTCACCGTCTCGCTGCGGCGCGAGCTGGATTTCGCTGCCGAGGGCCGCAACGCCGAACGTATCGCTGCCAACTTCACGCACGATGCGCAGGTGGTGGTGCCGGCGGTGTATTGGGAGTGGACCTGCGACGCGCTCAACGTGCAGGAATTCATCGACGGCATTCCCGGCCGCGACATGCTGGCGGTGGATGCCGCAGGCCTGGATCGCCAGGCATTGGCGCGCACCGGAGCCGGCATCGTGCTGAAGATGGTGTTGCAGGACGGCTGCTTCCATGCCGACCCGCACCCGGGCAACATTTTCTATCTGCGCGACGGCCGCATCGCCATCATCGATTTCGGCATGGTCGGGCGGGTGTCCGAGCAGCGCCGTTTCCAGGTCGCGCAGTTGCTGCACGGCATGGTGAGCTACGACGCCGAAGCGGTCATCGATGTGTTGCTGGAATGGGCCGGCACCAGTGTGGACATCGACGAGGCGCGCCTGCAGCAGGACATCGGTGCATTCGTCGACGAGTACCGCGGCGTGCCGCTGAAGGAGTTGCGCATCGGCGCGATGCTCGGCGATGTCACCGCCATCCTGCGCGACCACGGGCTCACGCTGCCGTCGGATCTGGCGCTGATGATCAAGGCGTTTCTCACCCTCGAAGGCATGGGGCGCCAGCTCGACCCGGAGTTCGACATGGCCACCGAAGCGCGGCCGTATCTCGAACGCGCGGTGCTGCAACGCTACGCGCCCAGCGCCATGCTGCGACGCAGCCGCCGTACCGTGACCGGAGCAATCGATCTGATCGGCGACCTGCCGCGCGATCTCAAGCGCCTGATCCAGGCGGCGCGTCGCGGCAAACTGCAATTGCATGTGGAGACGCGCGCCCTGCGCGAGTTCGGCGAGCAGGTCGATCGCGCCGCCAATCGGCTCACCATGGGGATCGTGACCGCGGCCCTGGTGATCGGTTCGTCGATCGTGATGAACAGCGTTGGTGGCAGCGCCAGCCGCTGGCTGCTCGGCCTGGGCGTGGGCGGCTTCATCGGCGCCGGCCTGTGCGGCATCTGGATCCTGTTTTCGATCTGGCGCAGCCGGCGCTAG
- the hfq gene encoding RNA chaperone Hfq, protein MAKGQSLQDPFLNALRRERVPVSVYLVNGIKLQGTIESFDQFVVLLRNTVSQMVYKHAISTVVPARNVRVGPGGGYVQSNEGNQAEDDDVEQ, encoded by the coding sequence ATGGCTAAGGGGCAATCTTTGCAGGACCCATTCCTCAATGCGCTGCGGCGCGAGCGGGTGCCGGTCTCTGTCTATCTGGTCAACGGCATCAAGCTGCAGGGCACGATCGAGTCGTTCGACCAGTTCGTGGTCCTGCTACGCAACACCGTGAGTCAGATGGTGTACAAGCACGCCATCTCCACGGTCGTGCCGGCGCGCAATGTGCGCGTGGGGCCTGGTGGTGGGTATGTGCAATCCAATGAAGGCAATCAGGCGGAAGATGACGACGTCGAGCAGTAA